From one Anabas testudineus chromosome 18, fAnaTes1.2, whole genome shotgun sequence genomic stretch:
- the LOC113168358 gene encoding endonuclease domain-containing 1 protein-like, with amino-acid sequence MMTPLKMWCLLPLAVLLLLSISPMETKVVQSMSQCKGFLLHETPPDIPGVLEDGNIPKQDRYKVICQTYENVGRFVTLYDIQNKIPVFSAYKYKGEKGRKPECFWKIEPQLENKDNINMEDCNITTEYNNQASYNDYSGTYDKGHLFPLSYGFNEDDKISTYTLTNAVPQVDSFNQGSWRRMESCVKCILDKYCNGEGYLVTGAKPSPNKKKNDRVNVPYALWSAFCCGKGSTWKASAYWGENVQEDPESVYLEMKTLDQFSQKFNIDVFPGTKCPYSETVPKSELKFPPNKNCNCLPNEKTNG; translated from the exons ATGATGACTCCTCTGAAGATGTGGTGTCTACTGCCCCtcgctgtcctcctcctcctgtctatCAGTCCCATGGAGACTAAAGTGGTGCAGTCGATGTCACAGTGTAAAGGGTTTCTTCTTCATGAAACTCCTCCAGACATCCCAGGTGTCCTGGAAGATGGCAACATCCCGAAACAGGACAGATACAAAGTCATCTGCCAGACTTATGAGAATGTAGGAAGGTTTGTGACACTGTACGACATACAGAACAAGatcccagtgttttctgcttacaaatacaaaggagaaaaaggaagaaaaccAGAATGTTTTTGGAAAATAGAGCCACAG CTTGAAAACAAGGACAACATAAATATGGAGGATTGTAATATCACAACTGAGTACAACAACCAGGCCAGCTACAATGATTATAGTGGTACATATGACAAGGgccatttatttccactttctTATGGATTTAATGAAGATGATAAAATTTCAACATACACTCTTACAAATGCTGTTCCACAAGTTGACTCTTTCAATCAGGGCAGTTGGCGAAGAATGGAGAGCTGTGTCAAATGTATCTTAGATAAGTACTGTAATGGTGAAGGCTACCTAGTGACCGGAGCAAAACCCAgcccaaacaaaaaaaagaatgacaGGGTTAATGTACCTTATGCGCTCTGGTCAGCTTTCTGCTGTGGAAAGGGGAGCACGTGGAAAGCGAGTGCGTATTGGGGGGAAAATGTTCAAGAAGATCCTGAGTCTGTGTATCTGGAGATGAAGACTTTAGATCAATTCAGTCAAAAATTCAACATTGATGTGTTTCCTGGAACAAAATGTCCTTACAGTGAAACTGTCCCTAAGTCTGAACTAAAATTTCCCCCAAACAAAAACTGCAATTGCCTACCCAATGAGAAAACCAATGGATAA